A window from Azoarcus sp. DD4 encodes these proteins:
- a CDS encoding acyltransferase family protein yields the protein MPPRVLPQAASRDFRIDAAKAVGIVLVVLGHAKGCPPWLVMLLYSFHVPLFFWLAGAVVSDARLAETPAMTLRRLGRTLLLPYVFFFFAAYAYWLLTRGIGDKALRWGSQPWWEPLQGFVTGNGVLLYVDPALWFLPALFVTAFAYALLRQRFGGRTTALAAVVCGVAWAALFPALGLRLPFALDILPVALVFYALGAVLRGLPGVSVGGTRGVATLAVLAALWLGAAWFNGRVDLNHLRFGAALPLYLISALAGTAVCLILVARLPDSRVLRWLARNSLLIFASHMLSFSVMSGVATVAGLRPAEVGIGWALGSSALAILACVPLRWLMLTLAPWALGVARPAPALGTMERVA from the coding sequence ATGCCGCCTCGCGTCCTGCCGCAGGCGGCATCGCGCGATTTCCGCATCGATGCCGCCAAGGCAGTAGGCATCGTGCTGGTGGTGCTCGGCCATGCCAAGGGCTGCCCGCCCTGGCTGGTGATGCTGCTCTACAGCTTCCACGTGCCGCTGTTCTTCTGGCTGGCCGGCGCGGTGGTGAGCGATGCCCGGCTGGCAGAGACGCCGGCGATGACGCTGCGCCGCCTGGGGCGCACGCTGCTGCTGCCTTACGTGTTCTTCTTCTTCGCCGCTTATGCATACTGGCTCCTGACCCGCGGCATCGGCGACAAGGCGTTGCGCTGGGGTAGCCAGCCGTGGTGGGAGCCCTTGCAGGGCTTCGTCACCGGCAACGGCGTGCTGCTTTACGTCGATCCGGCGCTCTGGTTTTTGCCGGCGCTGTTCGTCACCGCCTTCGCCTACGCACTGCTGCGGCAGCGCTTCGGAGGGCGCACGACGGCGCTGGCGGCGGTCGTCTGCGGTGTGGCGTGGGCTGCGCTGTTTCCCGCGCTGGGCCTGCGCCTGCCGTTCGCGCTCGACATCCTGCCGGTGGCGCTGGTTTTCTACGCGCTCGGCGCTGTGCTGCGCGGTCTGCCGGGCGTGTCCGTCGGCGGTACGCGCGGTGTGGCGACGCTTGCCGTGCTTGCCGCCCTGTGGCTGGGCGCTGCCTGGTTCAATGGCCGGGTCGATCTCAATCACCTGCGTTTCGGGGCGGCGCTGCCGCTGTATCTCATCTCCGCGCTGGCCGGCACCGCGGTCTGCCTGATCCTGGTCGCGCGTTTGCCCGACAGCCGCGTGCTGCGCTGGCTGGCGCGCAACTCGCTGCTGATTTTCGCCAGCCACATGCTGAGCTTCAGCGTGATGTCGGGCGTGGCCACGGTCGCAGGCCTGCGGCCCGCCGAGGTGGGCATCGGCTGGGCGCTGGGCAGTTCGGCGCTGGCCATCCTTGCCTGCGTGCCGTTGCGCTGGCTGATGCTGACGCTGGCGCCGTGGGCGCTGGGCGTGGCGCGACCGGCCCCGGCCTTGGGGACGATGGAGCGGGTGGCATGA
- a CDS encoding glycoside hydrolase family 5 protein — protein MKGPFRLFMGCLAALAVLVAGGAHAQCESGSQLRGVNLAGAEFNSKAIPGRYGYDYIYPSAQDLSYFRDTGMSVIRLPFRWERIQPAINGALDSAELDRIRSVVDTARGLELCVLLDVHNYGAYAGQAIGSSAVPEAALADLWRRLAEVFANQPNVAFGLMNEPAALPIALWASIAQRTIDAIRTAGAANLVMVSGGRWSGAHEWEKTFGGTSNAEAFRDFRDSAGNFVFEVHQYANPSYSGTTTECISADSLRGIMRAATDWGRNNGHRFFLGEFGTASTEACLAALDAILGEMHGNEVWAGWTYWAAGRWWGTYPFSIQPTPTGPALQMSVIGKYL, from the coding sequence ATGAAAGGGCCGTTCCGCCTGTTCATGGGGTGCTTGGCTGCGCTGGCGGTGCTGGTGGCCGGCGGCGCCCACGCGCAGTGCGAAAGCGGCAGCCAGCTGCGCGGAGTCAATCTCGCCGGCGCCGAGTTCAACAGCAAGGCGATACCCGGCCGCTACGGTTACGACTACATCTACCCGTCGGCGCAGGACCTGAGCTATTTCCGCGACACCGGCATGAGCGTGATACGCCTGCCGTTCCGCTGGGAGCGCATCCAGCCGGCGATCAACGGCGCGCTCGACAGCGCCGAGCTCGACCGCATCCGCAGCGTGGTGGACACGGCCCGCGGCCTCGAGCTGTGCGTGCTGCTCGACGTGCACAACTACGGCGCCTATGCCGGCCAGGCGATAGGCAGCAGCGCGGTGCCGGAAGCCGCGCTGGCCGATCTGTGGCGGCGGCTCGCCGAAGTCTTCGCCAATCAGCCCAACGTCGCCTTCGGCCTGATGAACGAGCCCGCGGCGCTGCCCATCGCCCTGTGGGCGAGCATTGCCCAGCGCACCATCGACGCCATACGGACCGCCGGCGCCGCCAACCTAGTGATGGTGTCGGGTGGCCGCTGGAGCGGGGCGCACGAGTGGGAGAAGACCTTCGGAGGCACTTCCAACGCCGAGGCCTTCCGCGACTTCCGCGACAGCGCCGGCAACTTCGTGTTCGAAGTCCACCAGTACGCCAACCCCAGCTATTCCGGCACCACTACCGAATGCATCAGTGCCGACAGCCTGCGCGGCATCATGCGCGCGGCGACCGACTGGGGGCGTAACAACGGGCACCGCTTCTTCCTCGGCGAATTCGGCACCGCCAGCACCGAGGCCTGCCTGGCCGCGCTCGACGCCATCCTCGGCGAGATGCATGGCAACGAGGTCTGGGCGGGTTGGACCTACTGGGCCGCGGGGCGCTGGTGGGGCACCTATCCCTTCAGTATCCAGCCGACGCCCACCGGCCCGGCGCTGCAGATGTCCGTCATCGGCAAGTACCTCTGA
- the epsG gene encoding chain length determinant protein tyrosine kinase EpsG, translating into MNAPHHLPLQAPERSIGAILVDAGRIAPEDAERIFRVQRERGLRFGDAARELRLLSEDDIAYALARQFDYPYVVRGTSAISETVVAAYQPFSPEVEALRGLRTQLLLRCTGQLATRRRLAVVSPAGGDGRSWVAANLAVVFSQLGERTLLIDADLRKPVQHTLFGLDNATGLSSVLAGRSGNEAIRRIDGLLSLSVLPAGPQAPNPQELLSRPPFAALLERLGAQFDVVILDTPAAACGADAELIAARAGAAFMLARQDASSARDLARFGERLAGASVALVGAVLNAH; encoded by the coding sequence ATGAATGCTCCCCATCACCTACCGCTGCAGGCACCGGAGCGCTCGATCGGCGCGATCCTGGTCGATGCCGGCCGGATTGCGCCGGAAGACGCCGAGCGCATTTTCCGGGTGCAGCGCGAACGCGGCCTGCGCTTCGGCGACGCCGCGCGCGAACTGCGGCTGCTCAGCGAGGACGACATCGCCTATGCGCTGGCCCGCCAGTTCGACTATCCCTACGTCGTCCGCGGCACCAGCGCCATTTCGGAAACCGTGGTTGCCGCCTATCAGCCTTTCAGCCCCGAAGTCGAAGCGCTGCGCGGGCTGCGCACCCAGCTGCTGCTGCGCTGCACCGGTCAGCTGGCAACGCGGCGCCGGCTGGCGGTCGTGAGCCCCGCGGGCGGGGACGGGCGGAGCTGGGTGGCGGCAAATCTCGCAGTGGTGTTCAGCCAGCTCGGCGAGCGCACGCTGCTGATCGATGCCGACCTGCGCAAACCGGTGCAGCACACCCTGTTCGGGCTCGACAACGCGACCGGGCTCAGTTCGGTGCTGGCCGGCCGCAGCGGCAACGAGGCCATCCGTCGCATCGACGGCCTGCTCAGCCTCAGCGTGCTGCCGGCCGGGCCGCAGGCGCCCAACCCGCAGGAGCTGCTGTCGCGGCCGCCGTTCGCCGCCTTGCTCGAACGTCTCGGCGCGCAGTTCGACGTGGTCATACTCGATACGCCGGCCGCCGCCTGCGGTGCCGACGCCGAGCTGATCGCGGCCCGCGCCGGCGCGGCCTTCATGCTCGCGCGCCAGGATGCCTCCAGCGCGCGTGATCTTGCCCGTTTCGGCGAACGGCTGGCGGGCGCTTCGGTGGCCCTGGTGGGAGCGGTACTCAATGCGCACTGA
- a CDS encoding glycosyltransferase: MNHIDTTAVPRATRYLMLSAHDYRTPRRASIHFIADELAKRGEVRFFSLRYSRLSRMKGDIRLELDDRANRVERHNGVECYLWKTAVHPFNARQWYLRPLEDAMFWLYEKSPNPVLMQWIAEADVVVFESGIAPIFSGLVSRINPQARQIYRGSDSLDTINVASYVKRRFTKVSGRMDVIALLSPQLADEIPSRGNVYHVPQGFDASLEVHGDPSPYGAGLHVVSIGSMLFDPAFFEIASRAFPGITFHVIGSGAPRSPGYGENVRVYGEMKYVDTIRYIKHARFGIAPYRSEAVPPYLADSSMKLAQYDYFGVPAVCPHAVVGRYPSRFGYTPGDEPSIVAAVRSALAAPHVRQRKCLSWPEVVDRLLDPAAFPDTRIDAPAI, encoded by the coding sequence ATGAACCATATCGACACCACGGCGGTGCCGCGCGCGACCCGCTACCTGATGCTGTCGGCCCACGACTACCGCACGCCGCGGCGCGCCAGCATCCATTTCATCGCCGACGAGCTCGCGAAGCGTGGCGAGGTGCGCTTCTTCTCGCTGCGCTACAGCCGCCTGTCCCGCATGAAGGGCGATATCCGCCTCGAACTCGACGACCGCGCCAACCGTGTCGAACGCCACAACGGCGTCGAATGCTACCTGTGGAAGACGGCCGTCCATCCCTTCAATGCCCGCCAGTGGTATCTGCGGCCGCTGGAGGATGCGATGTTCTGGCTCTACGAGAAGTCGCCCAATCCGGTGCTGATGCAATGGATCGCCGAGGCCGACGTGGTGGTGTTCGAAAGCGGCATCGCGCCCATCTTCTCCGGGCTGGTGTCGCGCATCAATCCGCAGGCGCGGCAGATCTACCGCGGCTCGGACAGCCTGGACACGATCAACGTCGCCAGCTACGTCAAGCGGCGCTTCACCAAAGTGTCGGGCAGGATGGACGTGATCGCGCTGCTGTCGCCCCAACTCGCCGACGAAATCCCCAGTCGCGGCAACGTCTACCACGTACCGCAGGGCTTCGACGCCAGCCTGGAAGTGCATGGCGACCCCTCGCCCTACGGTGCCGGCCTGCATGTGGTCAGCATCGGTTCGATGCTGTTCGATCCGGCTTTCTTCGAGATCGCAAGCCGCGCCTTTCCCGGCATCACCTTCCACGTCATCGGCTCGGGCGCGCCGCGTTCGCCCGGCTATGGCGAGAACGTGCGGGTGTATGGCGAGATGAAGTACGTCGACACCATCCGCTACATCAAGCACGCCCGCTTCGGCATCGCACCCTACCGTTCCGAGGCGGTGCCGCCCTATCTCGCCGACAGTTCGATGAAGCTGGCGCAGTACGACTACTTCGGCGTGCCGGCGGTCTGCCCGCACGCGGTGGTCGGCCGTTATCCGTCGCGCTTCGGCTACACCCCGGGCGACGAGCCTTCCATCGTCGCCGCGGTCCGCAGTGCGCTGGCGGCGCCGCATGTGCGCCAGCGCAAATGCTTGAGCTGGCCGGAGGTGGTCGACCGTTTGCTGGATCCGGCCGCCTTCCCCGACACCCGCATCGATGCCCCCGCCATCTGA
- the epsF gene encoding chain length determinant protein EpsF has product MTIQQLFLILRAHLRLIGGVLAGVVVVTMLASLMLPRKYTAQTAVVVDVRGTDPIQGAAMQGAVIPGYLATQVDIIASERVARRVVALLKLDRNVDLQARWQGDTGGSGSFDDWLVRMLAAGLTVKPSRESSVLAIGYTGADPAFAAMVANAFAQAYIDTSLELKVEPARQYSQWFNDRNKSLRDDLEAAQRKLSDYQQANGVILSDDRLDVESARLAELSSQLVNVQAQRADSRSRQSQSGSADTMPEVLQNGLIQNLKADIARLEAQRGQTLGRLGPNHPEIARIDAELGSLRQRVAGEIARVASSLGTAARISNAREAEVAAAVAAQKQKVLELKAHHDRISVLRRDVESAQRAYDLVAQRLAETSLESQTRLTNVVVLSPAVEPASPSSPKLALNAVLAVVLGTLLGIGAALVKELRNPRVRAAGELAQLLGVPVIAVLPPRPALVRDGRRRLLQAPAR; this is encoded by the coding sequence ATGACGATCCAGCAACTGTTCCTGATCCTCCGCGCCCATCTGCGCCTGATCGGTGGCGTGCTCGCCGGCGTGGTGGTGGTCACCATGCTGGCGAGCCTGATGCTGCCGCGCAAATACACCGCGCAGACGGCGGTGGTGGTGGACGTGCGCGGCACCGATCCCATCCAGGGGGCGGCGATGCAGGGGGCGGTGATACCCGGCTATCTCGCCACCCAGGTGGACATCATCGCTTCCGAGCGCGTCGCCCGCCGCGTCGTCGCGCTGCTCAAGCTCGACCGGAATGTCGACCTCCAGGCGCGCTGGCAGGGCGACACCGGCGGCAGCGGCAGCTTCGACGACTGGCTGGTGCGCATGCTGGCGGCGGGTCTCACGGTAAAGCCCTCGCGCGAAAGCAGCGTGCTGGCCATCGGCTACACCGGCGCCGATCCGGCCTTCGCCGCCATGGTTGCCAACGCTTTCGCCCAGGCCTACATCGACACCTCGCTCGAACTCAAGGTCGAGCCGGCGCGCCAGTACTCGCAGTGGTTCAACGACCGCAACAAGAGTCTGCGCGACGACCTGGAAGCGGCACAGCGCAAGTTGTCCGACTACCAGCAGGCCAACGGCGTGATCCTCAGCGACGACCGTCTCGATGTCGAAAGCGCGCGTCTTGCCGAACTGTCCTCACAGCTGGTCAACGTCCAGGCCCAGCGTGCCGACAGCCGCTCGCGCCAGAGCCAGTCGGGCTCGGCCGATACCATGCCCGAGGTGTTGCAGAACGGTCTGATCCAGAACCTCAAGGCCGACATCGCCCGCCTCGAGGCGCAGCGCGGCCAGACCCTGGGCCGGCTGGGCCCCAATCATCCGGAGATCGCCCGCATCGATGCCGAGCTGGGCTCGCTGCGCCAGCGCGTGGCCGGCGAGATCGCACGCGTGGCCAGCTCGCTCGGCACCGCGGCGCGGATCAGCAACGCACGCGAGGCCGAGGTCGCTGCGGCGGTGGCGGCGCAGAAGCAGAAAGTGCTCGAACTCAAGGCCCACCACGACCGCATCAGCGTGCTCCGCCGCGATGTCGAGAGTGCCCAGCGCGCCTACGACCTCGTCGCCCAGCGCCTCGCGGAGACCAGCCTGGAGAGCCAGACCCGCCTTACCAACGTGGTGGTGCTCAGCCCGGCGGTCGAGCCGGCGTCGCCGTCCTCGCCCAAGCTCGCCCTCAACGCCGTGCTCGCGGTCGTGCTTGGCACCCTGCTCGGCATCGGCGCGGCGCTGGTGAAGGAGCTGCGCAATCCGCGCGTGCGCGCCGCCGGCGAACTCGCCCAACTGCTCGGCGTACCGGTGATCGCGGTGCTGCCGCCGCGGCCGGCGCTGGTGCGCGATGGCCGCCGCCGGCTGCTGCAGGCGCCGGCCCGCTGA
- a CDS encoding oligosaccharide flippase family protein — protein sequence MTPPSTRKTGFGAGAIWSMLDNLAQQVLSFAIFIVLARFLLPEHFGILAVAHLVVTALRQVVFDAIAMPAARAASPDDALYSWTFRRCALAAMLFAAIVAAASGWVARAYGQPELEPVLRWMSLAVLCTGLARAYEARLIRQMAFRVLAIRSIVSVSVGGAIGIVLALRGEGVMALVAQQVVGAVLALVLLVAQSRWLPQLWGGDGPRRQYRREIAQVGVSGLMGFLTTHGDTLLVSILLGSHATGLYNFAKRITSAIYLVVGSSMLKVAMTAFADAVAGAVPALRKAYVRVLGVTLFIMAPLLGGLGALAVPLIDAVFGPVWAPAAPVVAALGLLHLMLAVNQTNDYLLFAVGERRIPLLRGLAQVVLAAGFAWVAAHQGLFAVSLAFVGASVLVWPWAQRSVGRRLETGLMSLFHALKAPVLATAAMLATVLATAHAAAGELPLWGLLALGIAGGALTYVLAHLLVTRLSDSSYDAFGELLRPRRAG from the coding sequence ATGACGCCTCCCTCGACACGCAAGACCGGCTTCGGTGCCGGCGCGATCTGGTCGATGCTCGACAACCTCGCGCAGCAGGTGCTGTCCTTCGCCATCTTCATCGTGCTCGCACGCTTCCTGCTGCCCGAGCACTTCGGCATCCTCGCGGTCGCCCATCTGGTGGTCACCGCGCTGCGCCAGGTCGTCTTCGACGCCATCGCGATGCCGGCTGCGCGCGCGGCCAGTCCCGACGACGCGCTCTATTCCTGGACCTTTCGCCGCTGCGCGCTGGCGGCCATGCTGTTCGCCGCCATCGTCGCCGCCGCCTCGGGCTGGGTAGCGCGGGCCTATGGCCAGCCGGAGCTCGAACCGGTGCTGCGCTGGATGAGCCTGGCGGTGCTGTGCACCGGATTGGCGCGGGCCTACGAGGCGCGCCTGATCCGGCAGATGGCCTTCCGGGTGCTGGCGATCCGCTCCATCGTCTCGGTGTCGGTGGGCGGTGCGATCGGCATCGTGCTGGCGCTGCGCGGCGAGGGCGTGATGGCGCTGGTCGCGCAGCAGGTAGTCGGCGCGGTGCTGGCGCTCGTCCTGCTGGTGGCGCAGTCGCGCTGGCTGCCGCAACTATGGGGCGGGGACGGCCCGCGCCGTCAGTACCGGCGCGAGATCGCGCAGGTGGGCGTGTCGGGCCTGATGGGTTTCCTGACCACGCACGGCGACACCCTGCTGGTGAGCATCCTGCTCGGCAGCCATGCCACCGGCCTCTACAACTTCGCCAAGCGCATCACCTCGGCGATCTACCTGGTGGTGGGCAGCTCCATGCTCAAGGTGGCGATGACCGCCTTTGCCGATGCGGTGGCCGGCGCCGTCCCGGCCTTGCGCAAGGCCTACGTGCGGGTGCTGGGCGTCACCCTCTTCATCATGGCGCCGCTGCTCGGCGGGCTGGGGGCGCTGGCGGTGCCGCTGATCGATGCGGTGTTCGGGCCGGTGTGGGCGCCGGCCGCGCCGGTGGTGGCGGCACTCGGCCTGCTGCACTTGATGCTGGCGGTGAATCAGACCAACGACTACCTGCTGTTCGCGGTGGGCGAGCGTCGCATTCCGCTGCTGCGCGGGCTGGCGCAGGTGGTGCTGGCCGCCGGGTTCGCCTGGGTTGCCGCGCATCAGGGGCTCTTCGCAGTCAGCCTCGCCTTCGTCGGCGCCAGCGTGCTGGTGTGGCCGTGGGCCCAGCGTTCGGTCGGGCGCAGGCTCGAAACCGGGCTGATGTCGCTCTTCCACGCCTTGAAGGCGCCGGTGCTCGCCACGGCCGCCATGCTCGCAACCGTGCTGGCGACCGCGCACGCGGCGGCGGGCGAGCTGCCGCTGTGGGGCTTGCTGGCACTCGGCATTGCCGGCGGCGC
- a CDS encoding glycosyltransferase family 4 protein — MKVVHVVRQFHPSIGGMEEVVLNIARHQLEVCGHQAEVVTLNRVFRDDEVVLPQRDEHQGIVVRRLPYAGSSRYPLCPSVIGAIRDADLVHVHGVDFFFDYLAATRPLHGRPLIASTHGGFFHTAFASRLKRLWFRSITRTSARAYRRVIATSDNDGEIFSEVVAAPRLRVIENGVDVDKFAGAGSEEPGKTLVYFGRWSVNKGLVETLDLFARLVAVDPEWRLIIAGREYDLSLSDLQCAIGLRGLMDHVELVASPSQQALRALLGRAQYFVCLSRHEGFGIAPIEAMSAGLVPVLSAIPPFAKLHADSSIGVLVDGEAVAGLRALADVSPAVFRTRRQRAMNYAVRYHWRHAADQYVGEYEALLGARS; from the coding sequence ATGAAAGTGGTCCACGTGGTACGCCAGTTCCATCCGTCCATCGGCGGGATGGAGGAGGTCGTCCTCAACATCGCCCGCCACCAGCTCGAGGTGTGCGGCCACCAGGCCGAAGTGGTCACGCTCAACCGGGTGTTCCGCGACGACGAGGTGGTCCTGCCGCAACGCGACGAGCACCAGGGCATCGTCGTGCGCCGGCTGCCCTACGCCGGATCGTCGCGCTACCCGCTGTGCCCCTCGGTGATCGGCGCCATCCGCGACGCCGACCTGGTGCATGTGCACGGCGTCGATTTCTTCTTCGACTACCTTGCCGCCACCCGCCCGCTGCACGGCCGCCCGCTGATCGCCTCGACCCACGGCGGCTTCTTCCATACCGCCTTCGCTTCGCGCCTGAAACGCTTGTGGTTCCGCTCCATCACGCGGACTTCGGCGCGCGCTTACCGGCGGGTGATCGCCACCAGCGACAACGACGGCGAGATCTTCAGCGAGGTCGTCGCGGCGCCGCGCCTGCGCGTGATCGAGAATGGCGTCGACGTCGACAAGTTCGCCGGGGCCGGCAGCGAGGAGCCGGGCAAGACGCTCGTGTATTTCGGCCGCTGGTCGGTGAACAAGGGCCTGGTCGAAACCCTGGACCTCTTCGCCCGGCTGGTGGCGGTCGATCCGGAATGGCGGCTCATCATCGCCGGCCGCGAATACGACCTGTCGCTGAGCGATCTCCAATGCGCGATCGGTCTGCGCGGACTCATGGACCATGTCGAGCTGGTGGCCTCGCCTTCACAGCAGGCGCTGCGCGCCTTGCTCGGGCGCGCCCAGTATTTCGTCTGCCTGTCGCGCCACGAAGGTTTCGGAATCGCGCCCATCGAGGCGATGAGCGCAGGGCTGGTTCCGGTGCTGAGCGCTATTCCGCCTTTCGCCAAGCTGCATGCCGATTCGTCCATCGGCGTGCTGGTCGATGGCGAGGCGGTGGCCGGACTGCGTGCGCTCGCGGACGTAAGCCCGGCCGTGTTCCGTACCCGTCGCCAGCGTGCGATGAACTATGCGGTGCGTTACCACTGGCGGCACGCTGCGGATCAGTACGTCGGCGAATACGAGGCGCTGCTGGGGGCACGGTCATGA
- a CDS encoding acyltransferase: MNTAVGALGRAAGALNVATPAAATRSENLPCLDGLRALACLLVVLSHLPADLPKALGVHVLGSLGVAIFFSLSGFLMAHLYARSEWNMQAVARYGIARAARILPIYWLVVLVSFVAFSFVDPQWPYPIDGWQLLRHLACLGSVRMFWSISPEIQYYVFFVALWYALWALRSGRWLAPLVVAVALGVLFATRADWPGLALPSKLQFFVLGSAVALVPRERIGAIFRHPLLAPLPLLAIALLVVWSLSGEASRSLYLDPAFALLAAATVLLCSFDTPLLRAVLGGRLMRLLGRTSFSIYLLHVLLIELTLRALGIATPTLVEATLVAVFAVALSVVISLWVEFPLHHAVRGRFKRLAGQA; this comes from the coding sequence ATGAACACCGCAGTTGGCGCATTGGGGCGGGCAGCGGGCGCGCTGAACGTGGCGACGCCGGCCGCGGCCACCCGCAGCGAGAACCTGCCATGCCTCGACGGCTTGCGGGCGTTGGCCTGCCTGCTGGTGGTGCTGTCCCACCTGCCGGCCGATCTGCCCAAGGCGCTGGGCGTGCATGTACTGGGTTCGCTCGGCGTGGCCATCTTCTTCTCGCTCAGCGGTTTCCTGATGGCCCACCTCTATGCCCGCAGCGAGTGGAACATGCAGGCGGTGGCGCGCTACGGCATCGCACGGGCGGCACGCATCCTGCCGATCTACTGGCTGGTGGTGCTGGTGAGCTTCGTCGCCTTCAGCTTCGTCGATCCGCAGTGGCCGTATCCGATCGACGGCTGGCAGCTGCTTCGTCATCTCGCCTGCCTGGGATCGGTGCGGATGTTCTGGTCGATCTCGCCGGAGATCCAGTACTACGTCTTCTTCGTGGCCCTGTGGTACGCGCTGTGGGCGCTGCGCAGCGGTCGCTGGCTGGCGCCGCTGGTGGTCGCGGTGGCGCTGGGCGTGTTGTTCGCCACCCGTGCCGACTGGCCCGGCCTGGCGCTGCCGTCCAAGCTGCAGTTCTTCGTACTCGGATCGGCGGTGGCACTGGTGCCGCGCGAACGTATCGGCGCCATCTTCCGTCATCCGCTGCTGGCGCCGCTGCCCCTGCTCGCGATCGCGCTGCTGGTGGTGTGGTCGTTGTCCGGCGAGGCCTCGCGTTCGCTCTACCTCGACCCGGCCTTTGCGCTGCTGGCGGCGGCGACCGTGCTGCTGTGCTCCTTCGACACGCCGCTGCTGCGGGCGGTGCTCGGCGGCCGCCTGATGCGCCTGCTCGGCCGCACCAGTTTTTCGATCTACCTGCTGCATGTGCTGCTGATCGAACTGACGCTGCGTGCGCTCGGCATCGCCACGCCGACCCTGGTCGAAGCCACGCTGGTCGCGGTGTTCGCGGTGGCGCTGTCGGTGGTGATCTCGCTGTGGGTGGAGTTTCCGCTGCACCACGCGGTGCGCGGCCGCTTCAAGCGGCTGGCGGGGCAGGCGTGA